From Hemibagrus wyckioides isolate EC202008001 linkage group LG11, SWU_Hwy_1.0, whole genome shotgun sequence:
tcacaggaggtttaattattcatttattttcaaatcatTGTGAGGACacattttgctttatttattttttatttctgtagggAGTTACTTCAAAAGGAGCAGAAAAATTCCatcccagtttttttttttttacttttcacatacactgtatatatatatatagagagagagagagtgcaaagaaataaaatgtctaTAACTCTATAAATGTAATTGAAGAGCTCCAGCCATATCAGGAATTAAACATTCTTTGTGGCTATATGTCAGACTAAaatatgtttgttgttgttgtttttcatttcagtctTAAATTCAGTGATTAATATGTAGAAGACACTTTATTACCCTTTTATACATCAGCCATATAGTTATTTCTGGAGCTTTTTCAAATCACACTCGCacaaataattacattatttaaaatttagCAGCACACAAATATGCTAGAGTAAAATAGCACAGCTTTGAAATAAGCTGGTCAAAGTGTTTtcacataaatgtaaaaatggcCTCTTTTTGTTTAGGGTACAACTTGAACTACACAGTACAGGTTATGTCTCTCAAATCATCTTAGGGACGAACAAATGGAGTGGGTGCACTCTACACTTACAAACAGAGGATGCTGTTAATGCATGCTAATGAAAAAAACCTGACATGGTTGTATCAGGGTGAGGTGAATCAAAGCACTCTCAGGTTCTGACTAATGGGACTAAGTGTGAGTACacgtgcatgtgcatgtgcatgaaCTTGCATGAAGCTCACGTGAGTTTGCCCACCATCGAGAACTGCCTTATGATTCTTGTGCCTTATGACAAGATTTTAGGGCTATTAATTATTTCTACATAACAGAAAAATTTCAGAGttaaatacattattgtttGATAAGGATACTCTTAAAGATGGTCTCACGTGCAACCTCTTTTGCTTCTTTCAGTCACTTGAATGTTACTAATTGGGAGTAGTGGATGctaaacaacatacattttattaatgCTGTGCATCTGATGTGCTGTATACGTCTTTTCATGCATGCTCGTCATGCACACATGGCATTTAAGTGGAGTGATTGCATTTTTACCAGATGAACTCAAATCTCCATGGAAAACGTGTGTGGCCACGTGTTCGTTGAAAAACACGTGCCCAAAGTCCAAGAAGAACACTAGCTGATAGGAGTAATACAGAGTtcgatctctctctttctttgcagCCTCCATCCCCTCTGTGCACTCAAATAAGCCCCAGCAGGTCTGTTTTCTTGGAACGGTGATTAAACCCATTGGCAATTGATTTAGTAATCAACAGTCACCAACAGTCAGTGTGAAATCTGTCCACACATGTTGTCATTAGAGCTTTTCTGATCATTCGGGCTGACATGGGATATAACGTGCCATTTCTGCCTGAGATGAAATGTCTCTTTTTATAATGGTTCGGTTGTTTGAATGGATTGTGGCGCAAGACATTTACAGGTCTGTTATGGAGCATTAGTGTGATTGCACCCTGGTAGATCTGTAACAGGATTTGTGCAGTGTTAAATGTACTTCCCTTTTCACATCAAGGGTTTGTGCTATTTTGAAAAACTGATTCTCAAATGCTACATTTTAGATATACTTTATaggaaaatatatacagtatatatacagtatatatatatatataggtgtgtTGAAGTCTTTTCTGAAGGTCAGTTTGGTATCTATCATGTATATATGTGAAAAGTGATCTCACTAGGGACCAGAACATAAGTTCATAGGTTCTTAAACAGTAGCATAACCCCAGGGATTTtgataaaaatgtcaaatcACACTTCAATACATAGTTACAGTGTCCAAAGTTGGACATTTATACATTTGAGCACATGCATGTAAAGAAATGCCAACTAAGAATTGAGAATGAAACTGTTTGCCTTAAGATAAGCAGTAAATCCGTAGCTTTCACTCTGATGGTTTTCCATGTTTGTGGAGGTCTCAATCAGTGTGTGATTGTTCCTGGTGTTCCTACTGTGTcggtctggtttcagactcacttgaGGATATTAAACCCCAGTACATTTGCATTCATCTTCCATCATCACAAACGCACATGTAAAACACAatgactcactctctctctctctctctctctctctctctctctgtatatactctatactctatcattCCTCTGTTACTTATGGTACACGTGTGTTGGTGTGAAACTAATGATGACTTCATCGGATGAGGCACATGTGCAGGTTCCAGTTTTTATTGTAAAAGCATGAGTTGTGTTCGCATTCACTGGAATCACAGCACAGTTTCAGTGCAACTGAACTCACACTACCTTGGGTTCATTTCCATGGTAGGCTTCcagctttcacattaccaaCCATACACGGAAACTGTGCTTTGTTTCTGACTAAACTGCAagtcaaaaaaaacccctctgtctctctttctgactgTCTGTGTCTTATATGTGACTAATTGAATACCCAAGTTTATCTACCTAAATACTTCCACATATTTTCTTATAGACATCAACAGGTCTATGCATTACACAGTCTAACATGAATTACTCATCATCCAAAGAGTGGGTCAGATTTAATTAAAAGCAAATATACTGTCATATTATCAACATAGAATATTCTAActttaataaacatgttttgAGTTCTTTTCTGTCTATTTGACAGTTATAACATATCTCTTGATCggtattgtgtatatatttgaaGTAATTTATTGTGTGagcaaataaaatacagatacagatttcATGTGCTATGACACTTCACCATTTAAAGTCCTGTGTAAAGTGCAGCTTGCCAACAAAACAACTGTGTGGTCCTCCTGCTACTGTAGCCATTTTGTTCCCAAAACATAAACCAACATTCAGAAAGCAGGTGTGAAAAAATAAGTGCCCAGTAATATGTAGAACTCTTTTTATCACCAATAATAGACGTTTTTTTATCAGCTTCAGTTCATTGATGTTTGAGgagatttgtttatatatagCTGTCTTGAGATCCTGCCAAAGCAGCTCAATGACATTAACGTCTAGACTTCACTTGGCCATTCCAACACCTTCATTATTGTCTTCTTTCCCCATCCAAAAGTAATTTGCTGTTGTTCTTAGGATCATTGTCCCTTTGTTCAAAGCACTTTTTCCTAGCCAACCATCCCTGATAACCTGAAATACCTGAATTGACCTGAACACTTGAAATGAATTTGCTGGGATGCCCACTCCTGGGAAAGATTGGCAGAGGCTTTCCATTTGCAAACAATCCTTCTCTGTAGAAATTCAAATTGTTTGGAAATGGCCTTATACCCTTTCCCAGATTGGTAAGAAACAACAGTTGCTTCTCTGAGGTTATGGCTATTGACCTTTCTTCTTGGTAAGATGTAGATACACACTTCTAGAAGATTAACCAATCTGTGTATTTCTTTCATAGCACATGGCTGCTGATTTCTTTTGTAATGACTGTAGGAagggtgtatttatttttttcacacttgctTAGTGAATGTTGGTATATGTTTTAGGGGAAAATGACTTTGTACTGAAATATGTCAGTTTTTGTTGTCACCTGAGGTTATTTATGCCCCATATTTACTAAGCAGAGCACACAAATTTACAATTTTATCAGTTCCATTTAGCATTTCACTTGATTTTTGCTGTTTTCCTTTACGCTCAACCTATAGAACCAGGCatcgtattttttttttacccctgtCCATCACTCTGGTGCTTGTGatgtgattttatttctattagtaTTTACTGTGCTCAGAATCTGTGCAACTGTAACCAGTTTACACAATTGTTAGTGATTAGGTTGTGATAATAGAACATAGAATTGAAGGATATTGTACTTTCTTTTCCCCCAAGACTGCAGGTCCAGGCTAAATATACAGTGCATTGTTAAAGAATTGAAAGAAGAATTAAAAGAATTGTGAAAGTTTTGTCTacacatcatttttatttgcaAGACTGATGATCAGTGCTGATCTGTTTAGTGTTTGTAAGGACACAGAGATTGATTACATATAACCTACCATGTGCTATCCCCTCACaaattcttgtttgtttttatagtgAACAATTGAGGACTTTGTAAATCTGTTCTTATAAATCATACATATTTCACTCAGTGGCAGTAGTTTAAGATTACaaattgttttgtgtttctgttgcTCCGTGGCATTTACAAAGCTTACTATATTTCTGGGGTTCTGTTGCTATGTGGTTTAAAAGCAAAAAGATGACAGTGTAGGAAAGAACATGAAAAAcctggtgttgttttttcactTTTTGCTGCCATGTCTGAAGATTTTCCCTGGGATCACTGTTCTCTTCTGTTCAACTATAAATTAAGCAGAATATAGATTATATTAGAATATAGAATTACAGGCCATTTTCCCCTAAACCTTTCTCTGCTAGTCAAAATCTCACCAGGGTATGGATCTTATAGCTTTGATTTACACCACGCATAAATCTCAGAGCAGCACTATCCAGGGAAAACCTTCTGTCAATCAAATGCTATTATTCCAGCTGTTTAAGAGGAAACTTGCTCAAGGGAAgccatttaaatcattttacagGCTACAGTGATTTATAACAGACATTTATGTTAACACTTTCAGCTACATGCATTTACTTTCAGAAGGTGTTACTTTCAGCACTTCAGTGACCTTCATATTTTAGGTATCTCCTAATTATTCTGAACACAGATAAAGCTTGAGGTCATGACCTGACTGCTGTAAAGAAAACAAGAACAACTGAAATGGAGTATGAAGACAGGTAGGCAGACCTGACAGGAACAAAAGAAAATCACACAGTAGTTTGGATTCTATATAATCTATATAAACAACCTGAATCTGGCCAAAATGGGTCAGTATGGTGGATCTCACCGTGGCTTTGTTCAAGGTGTGTCCTGTTCTGTGGGACATCATGGACCGCTTGTATCCATGTATTTATGGCACTTGAGACATTATACAGTTTACAGGACATacatcatttttttatacattcatTTTTAGTAACTCATATTACTTGATTCATGTAATCTTCATTTttgaattattcattttatactaATTAGGGTTGTAGTAAATGGAGAACATATCCTGGGAACAGGGGGAATGAGCTAAGAATAGAAACTGTATGAGATCAAATAAATCATAGGACCATCATGAGCATATAGTCACATACTCACTGTTGGGACATAGTTATATTtataggtgttcctattaaagtggacagtgaatgTAATAGTCTGGTTATGGTAGGatgtaactgtgtgtatatatatatatatatatatatatatatatatatatatatatatatatatatatatatatatatctatatctatatctatatatatatatatatatatatatatatatatatatatatatcagtataAGCAGGTGTATTGTACATATGTTTCTAATAATGTGGCTAGTGAATCTAAATCCTTCTTTTATACATTGCATTAAAAACTCCTACATTTCTTAAAGACTATATGTTGATTCACAGACAAACACTTTATTCACACTGATGCAAAGTAAACAATAAAAGACCTCTGACCTCTGGTTAACGTAataacttaattttttttttttttttttttggtgaccACATCCTGGTTATGAGTATGGATGTTCAAGTGTATAACCACATCTATAGTATGGCTAATATCTAGGATCTAATAGTGAGCCTtggggggtgggtgggtgggggtcAGGCAGATGATAGTGGTTGCAACAATGACTGTAATGCACATTTGGTACTTTTAAAATAGAGTTCATTGAAtagtcaaatgttttttttttccttcttgggAAACCAACAAACCATGGTTGTAAGAGTCAGGGCTGAAGGTGTACTATAAATTAATCTGGTAATAAGTACAATACAATGTTTGGATACAATCATTTATCACCACAACTCTTAGGCAGCTTCATAGGTATGAGACAAAGGCTTTTACCTAAGAGAGACCCTTCAAGCTCAGGTAGACAGTACTGATCACTGTGGCGTCCTCAGGCAAAGACCCTTTAATTTCACTGTGGCTTGTACACATCAGTGCCAACAGTTGCTTGGGTCCTGGGCCACTGAAGACGAGGTAGATGCAGGGGTTGGCACAGCTATTCAGACTTCCAAGGAGCATGAGGATGGTGAATGTTGCAGCTGCAATTAAAACAGTATACCATCAGAACTGTTAGACAAGCCAGCAGGAATAATTAACATTTCCCTCCCTCAGGATGGCAGGTAGCACAATCAGTGCCAAATTTTCTATTCCATTTGGATTAGTTTTATTCGTACCAGGACGGGGAAATGGCTGCTACACTCAGGATCTTTGGTTACTTCCCTGGGAAAACCCTTAAAAGTTgtatgtaaaacaaaaaaagttgttGAAATGGTTCCATGCAGatatttttgttccttttttgtttttattgcgTTCCTGTTCTTATTAGCCCGATTAACTGATTTAGTAGTAAACAAAATAGGTCACAATGAATCTAATGACAATTTTAGTCAGTAGGTTCATTCAGTAGTGTAAGTAGTCCCTGACCGCAAAAAATTCTTTTATCGAAGTCAGATCAcatataatcatttaaatatggGTTTTTATATAAATCTGGTAACCTTAGACAGAGAACCCTATGCGTGTTTTTTTGTGCCAAAAAGTTGTAAATGTATAttcactaattaaaaaaaaaaggtcaaattaATCGCTTACATTCAGTCGGAGCGTCGTCGTCCCATACTGACCACAGCTGTACGGTGAAGAACGGCGCCCAGCAAACCACGTAAACGAGGACGATCACAACGGTCATCTTGACGGTCTTTACGCGCGCCTTGGAGAGCCCGGGCACGCGGCTAGCATTTGTGCAGCCCTCGTGGTGTGTATTCATGTGCAATCTTACCCTCACGGCGCGGCAAATGCATACCTGGCACACGATCACCGTCAAGATCGGCAGTCCGAATATGACTAAAGTTGTCCAGGTCACGTACGCTTTAAGTCCCCACGGCTGCACGAATTGCGCCCAGCAGTCGAAGACTTCCGGAGCCACCTGGACGCGGGAGAAAATGAAAATCTGCGGCAGGGCGCCCACGAGGGATACTGCCCATGCGATACACACCGGCAAGTTCCAGCGTGCTCTCTTCCTCTGCAGAGTGCCCATGGGGTTACACACGGCTTGGTAGCGATCTAATGTCATCACCACGATCATATAAGTAGAGGCGAACATGCCGACAACCTGTAGGTACTTGACCAAGCGGCACACCAAGTCTGGACCTACGAAGCGGTCCGTGATGTCCCACAGGAGCTGAGGACACACCTGGAACAAAGCCACAGTGAGATCCGCCAGGCATAGGTGCAAAACGAACACGCGCATGCGGGACATGGACTCGCGCCGCTTCACCAGCACGAGCAGGAGTCCCAGATTCAGAGTCGTGGCGCTCAGGAAGATGACACCCAGCAGTGCGATCTCGATCCGAGCTAATCTCTCATCTCGCGGCTGCTGGTCGTCTAGTGCTTGCGGAGTCTGGTTCACGTTGCTGAGGTTTGAGCTCAAGAACGACATGTTTACACCATTAAAGAAACAGTTAGCGTTCATGATTTGTCCTGAACCATTGTTAAAAATCTAAATCAGACGCCAAAGAATTCATAGACCCACCTACGATGAATGTAGGAAAAGCAAGAAACGTTCACTTGACCACTTTGGAGAGCAGACTGGAGCTGTGAGCAAGTAAGAGAagttgatttatatttatatgtagtcTCCGATTGCTTGGAAAAGAGGAGCTGTCCTCCAGCACCACGCTCCTCCAAGTCCCTTCTTCTAAAGAAAGTCAAGGTGAGTCGAGGAATTGTGCGAATTTACCACCTCACACTGATACAAGAGACCTCCCATGTAATGCACACGTGACATCTTTACATTGATTCGTCTGTCTGCTCAATCAAAGCTCCCAATGCCCAGATGTTCTAACCAGCCGTGTTTGGTGTGATGCGCCTTTACGCACAAATCACGTATATTTTCCGAAAGCTTCCTAAGAAAACAATTTTCTAATCAGACTAATTTTGCGCAAAAAACTCTAATCAGAACCACACTagacaaatgaaataaagacaaagtaaatatttaaataaaaacacaacaaaagacaAATGCTATGTGCTTATTAATTGGTCAGATGAGGAAACAAATGGGGAGGGTAGATGCAGCATCCATC
This genomic window contains:
- the avpr2b.1 gene encoding vasopressin V2 receptor — protein: MNANCFFNGVNMSFLSSNLSNVNQTPQALDDQQPRDERLARIEIALLGVIFLSATTLNLGLLLVLVKRRESMSRMRVFVLHLCLADLTVALFQVCPQLLWDITDRFVGPDLVCRLVKYLQVVGMFASTYMIVVMTLDRYQAVCNPMGTLQRKRARWNLPVCIAWAVSLVGALPQIFIFSRVQVAPEVFDCWAQFVQPWGLKAYVTWTTLVIFGLPILTVIVCQVCICRAVRVRLHMNTHHEGCTNASRVPGLSKARVKTVKMTVVIVLVYVVCWAPFFTVQLWSVWDDDAPTESATFTILMLLGSLNSCANPCIYLVFSGPGPKQLLALMCTSHSEIKGSLPEDATVISTVYLSLKGLS